A window of Plantibacter sp. PA-3-X8 genomic DNA:
TCGGAGCCGGCCTCCGCCTCCTGGGCGAGCGTCCAGAGCGCGTCGCCGACCCGGGAGATGGTCGCCAGGCGGCGTTCCGGAGCGACGTAGTTGCGCGCGGCCAGACCGAGCTGGCCGAGCGTGGTGCGCAGGGTCGTCGACTCGGTCTCCGTGGCGATGTTCCCGAGGACGAGCTCCACGTAGTCGGAGGCGCTCGACTCGGCGTCGCGGGTCGCGTCCCAGGCAGCGCCCCAGACCAGCGAGCGTGCGAGCGGGTCCTCGATCGAGGCGAGGTGGCCGATCGCCGTCGCGAGCGACCGCTCGTCGAGGCGGATCTTCGCGTAGGCGAGGTCGTCGTCGTTCAACAGCACCAGGTCGGGCTGCGTCTCACCGACGAGGTCCGGCACCTCGGTGAGCGCCCCGTCGACGTCGAGTTCGACGCGTTCCGTGCGGACGAGCTTGCCGTCCTGCAGCCGGTACAGGCCGATGGCGAGGCGGTGCGGACGCAGCGTGTCGTAGTCCGCCGGGACCGTCTGACGGACGGCGAACGCGGTGAACGCGCCGTCGGCGTCGACCGTGAACTCCGGGCTCAACGTCCCGACCCCGGCGGTCTCGAGCCACAGCTTAGACCACTCGCGGAGGTCGCGTCCGCTCGTCGCCTCGAGCTCGACGAGCAGGTCGTCGAGCACGGTGTTGCCGAACTCGTGCTTGCGGAAGTAGTTGCCGACGCCGGCGAAGAACGCCTCGATGCCCACCCAGGCGGCGAGCTGCTTCAGGACGGAGCCGCCCTTGGCGTAGGTGATGCCGTCGAAGTTGACCTGGACGTCCTCGAGGTCGTTGATGGTCGCGACGATGGGGTGCGTCGACGGCAGCTGGTCCTGGCGGTAGGCCCAGGTCTTCTCCATCGCGTTGAACGTCGTCCACGCCTCGGTCCACTCGGTTGCCTCAGCGGTGGCGATCGTCGAAGCCCATTCGGCGAACGACTCGTTCAACCACAGGTCGTTCCACCACTTCATGGTGACGAGGTCGCCGAACCACATGTGGGCGAGCTCGTGCAGGATCGTGACGACCCGGCGCTCCTTGATCGCGTCGGTCACCTTCGAGCGGAACACGTAGGTCTCGGTGAAGGTCACCGCGCCGGCGTTCTCCATCGCGCCCGCGTTGAACTCGGGGACGAAGAGCTGGTCGTACTTCTCGAACGGGTACGGGTACGCGAACTTCTCCTCGTAGTACGCGAAGCCCTGACGCGTCTTCTCGAAGATGTAGTCGGCGTCGAGGTGCTCCGCCAGGCTCTTGCGAGCGAAGACGCCCAGCGGGATGGTCCGGCCGTCGCTCGAGGTGAGCTCGCTGCGCACCACGTCGTACGGGCCGGCCACGATCGCGGTGATGTAGGAGGAGATGCGCTGCGTGGGTGCGAAGCTCCAGGTCGCCGCGCCGTCGTGCGCCGGTACCGGCTCAGGCGTCGGGGAGTTGCTGACGACCTGCCAGGCCGCGGGCGCCGTGATCGTGAAGGTGAACGTCGCCTTCAGATCGGGCTGCTCGAAGACCGCGAACACCCGACGGGAATCCGGCACCTCGAACTGGCTGTACAGGTACACCTCGCCGTCGACGGGGTCGACGAAGCGGTGGAGGCCCTCACCGGTGTTCGTGTACTCGGCGTCCGCGTGTACGACGAGCACGTTCTCCGCAGCGAGGCCGTCGAGCTGGATGCGCACGCCGTCGGAGACGGTCGACGGGTCGAGCTCGACGCCGTTCAGCGTGACGGAGTGGACGGTGCGCGTCATGGCGTCGATGAAGGTCGAGGCGCCCGGTTCACCGGTGAAGCGCACCGTCGTGGTGCTGCGGAACACCTCGGGACCGGTCGTGAGGTCGAGCACGACCTCGTAGCTCGACGTGTCGACGAGCGCCCTGCGCTCCTGGGCTTCGACTCGGGTGAGGTTCTCTCCTGGCACAACTGCTCCCTGGTGTTGATGGACACGTGACGTGTGAACTGCACGTGGTCGCTCGTGACGACCGCGGCACGATCAACCAGCCTAGACCCGCCGTCCATCGGTTTCGGGGGAGTCGACGGGGATCGGCGCGTAGGGTGACGGCATGACGACTTCCGCTGCAGACAACACCCGCGTCGACTTCTGGTTCGACCCCTCCTGCCCGTGGGCCTGGATGACCTCGCGTTGGGTCGACGAGGTCACCGAAGCCAGGAACCTCGACGTCCACTGGCACATCATGAGCCTCGCCGTCCTCAACGAGGACCAGGACGTCAGCGACGACTACCGGGCCTTCTTCCCCCGGGCGCTCCGATACACGCGGCTCGTCGCCGCTGCGGCAGCCGAACACGGACACGCGGTCGTCAAGCCGCTCTACGACGCCCTCGGCACGCGGATCCACCCCGGCGGACGCGCGGAGGACGTCGACGCCGTGATCGCCGAAGCCCTCGCCGAGACCGGGCTCCCGGCGGCGCTCGCCGAAGCGTCGACGACGGACGCCTACGACGGGCCCATGCGCGAGAGCCACTTCGACGGCATCGGACGGGTCGGTCAGGACGTCGGCACCCCCGTCATCGCGATCGACGACGTCGCGTTCTTCGGACCCGTCATCTCGCCAGCGCCGAAGGGCGAGCAGGCGCTCGCACTGTGGGACGGTGTCGTCGCCGCTGCCGCCTACCCGGGCTTCTTCGAGCTGAAGCGCAGCCGTACGGCGGACCCGATCTTCGACTGACGCGACGCCGGCGCCCGGAACCCTAGACTTTCCACATGCGCATCCACATCGCCACCGATCACGCCGGTCTCGAGCTCAGTCAGTTCCTGCAGGACCACCTGCGCGCAGCCGGTCACGACGTCGTCGACCACGGCCCGGCCGAGTACGACGCGTTGGACGACTACCCGGCGTTCTGCATCAACGCGGCGAAGGCCGTCGTGCGCGACCAGCAGGCCGGTGTGGACGCCCTCGGCGTGGTGTTCGGCGGCTCGGGTAACGGCGAGCAGATCGCCGCGAACAAGGTCGTCGGTGTCCGCGCGGCGCTCGTCTGGAACCTCAGCACGGCGCAGCTGGCGCGGCAGCACAACGACGCCAACGTGATCTCGATCGGTGCGCGTCAGCACAGCACCGACGAGGCGGTGTCGTTCATCGACGCGTTCATCGCCGAGCCGTTCAGCCTCGAGGAACGTCACGCCCGCCGGATCGCCCAGCTCGCCGAGTTCGAGGCGACCGGCACCATCGCCGGCAAGCACGTCGACGCCTGACGCGTCCTCCACCGCCACCGCGCGGCGCGCCGGATCGCGCCCCCACCGAGTGAGGAGTCACCATGCCCGAGGGGCACTCCGTCCATCGCATCGCCCGACAGTTCGCTCAGAACTTCGTCGGACACCGGGTCGCCGTGTCGTCTCCCCAGGGGCGCTTCGCCGAGGGTGCCGCCGTGCTCGACGGACGGACGGTCACCGACGCCAAGGCCGTGGGCAAGCAGATGTTCCTCGAGTTCGACGACGGACTGTGGTTGCGCGTGCACCTCGGTCTGTACGGCGCCTGGGACTTCGCCGGTGAGATCCGGTCGGACCCGACCATCGCCGCCTCGAACGGCCGCATGGGGCAGACGAACCAGCGCGGCACGGTGCTCGACGACGACGATGCGCCGATCCACGATGCGGACGGCGAGAACTCCCTGCACAGCATCGGTGCACCGCGCCGGGCCAGGGTCCGGATGTCCGAGCAGTCGAGCCCGCTCGCCGAGATCGACGAGCGGTTCCCACCCGAACCGGTGGGTCAGGTGCGCGTGCGGCTGTTGACCGAGACGACCGTGGCGGACCTCCGTGGGCCGACCGCCTGCGAGGTGATCGACGCCGCCGGGGTACAGGCCGTCTTCGATCGGCTCGGACCGGATCCACTGCTCGACCCGAGTGCGGAGGCAGGGGAGCGGTTCGTGTCGCGTGCGCACCGCAAGGGTTCCCCGATCGGTCTGCTCCTCATGGATCAGCAGATCATCAGCGGGATCGGCAACGTCTACCGCGCCGAACTGCTGTTCCGCGCCCGTCTCGATCCGCACCGCACCGGTAAGACGGTCCCCGTCGAGACGCTTCGCGAGATCTGGCTCGATTGGACGCGGTTGCTCGCGATCGGGGTCGAGACCGGCCAGATGATGACGATGGACGACCTGTCGGCGGCCGACTACCGCCTCGCGATGGCCAACCGCGCCGATCGCCACTGGGTCTACAAGCGGGAGGGACTGCCGTGCCGGGTCTGCGGGACGAACATCCTCCTCGAGGAGATGGGCGCCCGCAAGCTGTACTGGTGCCCGAACTGTCAGCGCTGAACCGAACCCGCCTGCCGAACCGACGAGGACCGATGTGATGACCGAGCACCGCCCTGGACCCGACGGCGACCTCGTCACGACGATCGCCGACGTCCACCTGTCCGGACCGCGCCGCGGAGGCTCGTCCGATGCCGAACGGGTCGACGTCCTGCTGGAGGACGGCTCGATCGTGGCGATCCGACCCGCCGACCCCGAGGTTCTGCTTCGCTCTGACCCCGGGGTGTTGGACGGCGGTGGTGGCTTCCTCCTGCCGGGGCTCTGGGACCACCACGTGCACTTCACCCAGTGGGCGCGCACGGCCAGGCGCGTCGACCTGTCCTCTGCTGAATCCGCCGCCGAGGCGGTCGAGTTGGTCGCTGAGCGGATCGCCCAGGAGGTCGACGGTGACGGCTGGGTCGAGGGCGCGAGGTTCCGGGACGCCCTCTGGCCGGACACGCCGACGTTCGCACTGCTCGACGCGATCGCCCCGGACCGTGAGGTCGTGCTGGTCAGTGCCGACCTCCACTGCTGTTGGCTGAACAGCGCAGCGCTCCGGGCCACGGGCTTCGCCGACCATCCCACCGGCCTGTTGCGGGAGGAGGAGTCGTTCGCCGTCCTCAAACAGCTCGACCAGGTCGCCGACGAGCTCTCCGACCGCTGGGTCGACGCCGCCGCCGATCAGGCGGCATCGCGCGGCGTCGTCGGTGTCGTCGACCTGGAGATGCGCTGGAACGCCGCGGACTGGATCCGTCGGGTCGGGAACGGGACTCGCGCGCTCCGCATCTCCTTCGGTGTGTACGCCGAGCACCTCGAGCGCGCGATCGACGCCGGGCTCGTGACCGGGGGAGTGCTCGCCGGAACGGACGGCCTGGTGCAGGTCGGCCCGTTCAAGGTCATCACCGACGGATCTCTCAACACCCGGACGGCCTGCTGCGAAGCGCCCTATCCGGGTTCGGCTCCCGGAACCGACGCGCACGGGATGCTCAACGTCCCGCCGGAGCGACTCACCGCATTGCTCACCCTGGCGACCGCCAACGGCCTCCACTGCGCGGTGCACGCCATCGGTGACCGCGCCAACACCCTCGCGCTCGACGCGATCGAGACGACCGGCGCGAGGGGCACGATCGAGCACGCGCAGCTGCTCCGGGCGTCGGACCTGGAGCGGTTCGCGCGGACCGGAACAGCGGCCAGTGTCCAGCCGGAACACGCGATGGACGATCGGGACATCGCCGAGGTCCACTGGGCCGGGCGCACCGACCGTGCCTTCGTGCTCCGCAGCCTCCTCGATGCCGGCGCCACGCTCCGGCTTGGTTCCGACGCCCCGGTCGCTCCGCTCGACCCGTGGGTCTCCATCGCCGCCGCCGTGACGCGCAGCCGCGATGGACGCGAGGCCTGGCACGGGGAGCAGGCCATCACGGTCGAGGAGGCACTGGCGGCGTCGACCAGAGGAGACGATGACGTGGTGGCCGTCGGCCGCCCCGCCGACCTCGTCGTCGTGCCGTTCGACCCGTTCTCCTGCGCACCGGAGGCCCTGCGCACCATGCCGGTCCGTGCGACGATGCTGGGTGGGCGCCTGACGGCCGCTCCATCCGTCCGCCCGGCCGGGGGATAACCCCCGATCGGAACGGGGCGTCCACCGGATGCCGTTCGTCGGCGGAGCCGAACAGACTGAGGCGAGCCCGGTGCGAGAGCCGGGACCGCTCCGTCGAAAGGACCTCCTTCATGACCACCGCCATCGGCCGACAGCTCGACGCGTCGGCGAAGCCCGATCCCTCCACCCGAGGCGCATGGCGATACGGTCGGCTCTGGCGGGACGTCCCCGGATCGCTCCTGTTCCTGCTGCCCAACCTGCCGATCGTCATCGCCGGCTGCGTCGTCGCCGTGGTGATCCTCTCCCTCGGCTTCGGGCTCGCGATCCTGGGGGTCGGTCTCCTGATCATCGTCGGCGGCCTCTGGGTGTCGCGGGCGTTCGTGGAGCTCGAGGTCGCGCGTCTCCGCACGACGGGTCTCCCGCCGATCCGAGGAGGAGCCTGGCGGTCGTCCATCGGGACTGAGACGACACTGGGTGCCGTGCTCGCTCCACTCGCCGGACCGCGTTGGTGGCTCGCGGCCCTGCACACGGTCATCGTGAACCCGATCGTCGGGGGCATCACCTGGGGGCTGACCATCACCTGGACCGTGGGTGCCGTCGCCGGCACGACGTACTGGATCTGGGCGGACCGGCTCTCGGCTGGTTCCTCCTCGGGCTTCGCGGAGCTGCTGGCTCCCACGCTGGACCCGTCGGACGCGTTGCTCGCCGACAAGCTCTGGAACCTCTCGCTCGGCGTCGTGTTCCTCGTGACGCTTCCGCTGGTCCTCCGGGTGCTGGTGCTGCTGCACCACGCCATCGCCTCCGGGCTGTTCGGTGCGCGGCCACAGGAGGAGCTGCGAGCCGAGCTCCTGGCGGAGCGGCGTGCACGCGGTGCCGCCGTCTCGGCTGAGGCGGGCGCGGTGCGGCGGCTCGAACGGGACATCCACGATGGTCCGCAGCAGCGACTCGTCCGGCTGCAGATGGATCTCGCGGCCGCCGAACGACGCCTCGACACGGACCCCGCCTCGGCACGCTCGCTCCTGGGTGAGGCGCGCGCCCAGGCCGCCGAGACGCTCGACGAACTTCGTGCGCTCTCGAAGGGCCTGATGCCGCCACTGCTGCAGGACCGCGGCCTCGTCGCCGCACTCGACGACCTCGCCGCGCGGTGTCCGGTGCCGACGAGGACGGAGCTGGCGGTCGTCTCATCGGTGACGCTGCCTCGTGAGACGGAACGTGGGATCTACTTCATCGTCGCCGAACTCCTGACCAACGTGTCGAAGCATGCGGATGCGCGGCGCGCCGGCGTCGAGGCCCACGTGACAGTGGACCAGCAGCTGGGTTCGCGGCTCTCCCTCCGCGTGACCGATGACGGTCGGGGCGGCGTGCACCTGGAACCGGGCCACGGTCTCGAAGGCCTGACGGAACGCGCGCAGGGCCTCGGCGGGAGACTGGTGATCGAGCCGGCCCCGGTGTGGGACGGCGTCGCACGTGGCAGCGCCGTCTCGATCTCGCTCCCCGTAGGCTGAACGCGTGATCAGCCCTGACCGTGCCGGTAGAGGACCGCTCCGCATCGTGATCGCCGAGGATTCGACACTCCTCCGCGAGGGCTTGATGCGGCTGTTCGACGAGGCCGGCTTCATCACGGTCGCCGCCTACGCCGATGCGGAGGCGCTCCAGCGCGGGCTCGCGGCGGACCGACCGGACCTCATCGTCATGGACGTCCGCATGCCGCCCACGTTCCGGGACGAAGGGGTCCGCGCAGCGATAGCGCTGCGCGCCGAGCATCCCGACCTCCCCGTCCTGCTGCTCAGCCAGTACGTCGAGACCGTCTACGCCCGGGAGCTGCTCGCGGACGGCGGGCGTGGGATCGGTTATCTCCTCAAGGACCGGGTCGCCTCGTTGGAGGAGGTGCAGGACGCCATCCACCGGTTGGTCGAGGGAGGGACCGTCCTCGACCCCGACGTGGTCCGCACCCTGTTCGCAGCACAGCGCGACCCGTTGGCCGGCCTGACCCCACGTGAGACGGAGGTGCTCTCCGCCATGGCGGAGGGGCGCACGAACACGGCGATCGCCGAACGCCTGCGGGTCGGTGTCGGTGCGGTCGAGAAGCACATCTCGGCCATCTTCCAGAAGCTCGGTCTCGAGGACTCCGGGAGCGACCACCGACGGGTCCTCGCGGTCCTCGCCCTGCTCCAGCGCAACGATTGATGGGTGACACGCGCGACGAAGGGGCAGTCACGGATGACTGCCCCTTCGTGGGTGACGCTGGCGGGTCGCCCCGCCGGGGTGCTACCGGCTGAGGTGGGCGAAGAGGAACCAGCGGTCCTTGTCGAGGCCGCGGGCGATCTCGATCGCGATGTCCTGGCTGGTCTGGTCGAGCTCATCGAGCTCGTCGACCGCGGTGTTGACCGAGGCGGAGGCGGCGTCGATGAGGGCGATGACCTCGGCGATGGTGCGGTCTGACTGCTGGAAGCCCTCGCTCAGCTCGGGCGTGCTGGTCTTCGCGGCAACGGTGCTGAGGCGTGCGTCGACCGGGAGGCCGAGGGCGACGATGCGCTCTGCGGCGAGGTCGGCCCACTCCTGCGCGTGCTCGACGATGTCGTCGAGCAGCTCGTGGACACCGATGAAGTTCGCGCCACGCACGTGCCAGTGGGCCTGCTTGCCGTTGACGACGATGGCGGTGAGGTCGACGACGACGGGGCTGAGGAACTGCGCGGTGCCTGCTGCGACGTCCGGGTTGGCGACGGCCTGCGGAATGGAGGTGGTGATGTCGGTCATGGTGTTTCCCCTTCGTTGACGAGTGAGGCCCTGGTCGGGCGGATTCGTCGGTCTGCTTGAATGCAACGGTACTCAGCCGCAGACATTCCGCAAGGAAGTCGAGGCTCGGCTTACGAAGGGTGCACTCAGCAAGGAAAGCCTGACCGTACCGGCGATTCACCCCGGAACGACGCGGGTTCCCGTCGGCCGGGGCCGCCTGCGATAGCGTGGCCGGTATGACGCTGCACGGTACGGTCAGGAAACTCTCAGACGGACGCTCGCCCCGGATCGACCCGAGTGCCTATACGGCGCCGGGCTCCGTGCTGGTGGGCGCCGTCACGCTCGCCGAGGATTCGAGCGTCTGGTACAACGCCGTCCTCCGCGCGGACTCCGACTCGATCACGCTCGGCACAGGGTCCAACATCCAGGACGGGGTCGCCGTGCACACGGACAGCGGCCACCCGACGGTCATCGGACGCAACGTCTCCGTCGGGCACAACGCGGTCGTCCACGGCTGCACGGTCGAGGACGACTGCCTCATCGGGATGGGTTCCGTGGTCCTGAGTGGCGCCGTGATCGGTGCCGGGTCGCTCGTCGCCGGGGGAGCGGTGGTCCTCGAGGGCATGATCGTGCCGCCCGGTTCGCTTGTCGCGGGGGTCCCGGCCAAGGTGCGGCGGGAGCTGACGGCCGACGAGCGGGAGGCGATCCGACAGAACGCCGCACACTACGTCGCGCTCAGAGCGGTCCACGCCGCAGTCGTCGACGAAGACTAGCGGCGGCGTGCGTCGCGCTTCCTGAGGCGACGCTGCGCGGCGAGCGAGCCGGACAGGCAGACGACGCAGCCGATCATGCAGATGAGTCCGACGCCGAGTCGCCCGGTCGCGAGTGCGTACACCCCGACGAAGAAGACGAGCGCACCGGCCACCGTCCAGATGTGGGGCCAGATCGCGTCGAGTCGCATGCGCTCAGCCTAGGGCGTCGCCCATGCGATATCGCCGCCCGGACCTGTCGAAGCGCTCAGCGGCGGGCCTCGCGCTCCGGCGATCCTCTTCCGGTCCCTGTGCCTGTCGAAGGGCGCGGCGCCAGGAAGTACCTGCGCGGTAGCCGAACCGTCGCGCCTGCCTTCGCGGCGCTGCCTGGTTCTGAGGAATGGAGAGGGGATGACGGGAATCGAACCCGCGTAATCAGTTTGGAAGACTGAGGCTCTACCATTGAGCTACATCCCCGAGGCGTCGCAATGCGACGAACTCACCCGGTAATGCTACTGCATCCCGAGCGCCCATCCGTGCAGCTCCGTGTCCCGAGGCCCGTTCCGCCCCGGAAACCGCACAGGGGCCGCACAGATTCTGGGCTAGACTGACCGAGGCCATTTCGCCCACCGCTCGTCGGTCGGGCCGGCTGGCCGGATTGTCGCCGATCCGGGGCGTAGCTCAGCTTGGTAGAGCGCCCGGTTTGGGACCGGGAGGTCGCAGGTTCGAATCCTGTCGCCCCGACTCCGTTTTGCGTCCTCAACTGAGGCAGAATCCCCGACACAGGAGAAGTAATCACGTGAAGACCACGGTCGAGAAGCTGAGCCCCACTCGCGTCAAGCTCGCCATCGCGGTGACGCCCGAGGAGCTCAAGCCGAGCATCACCCACGCCTACGGACACATCGCCGAGGACATCAACGTCCCCGGCTTCCGTAAGGGCAAGGTGCCACCGGCGATCATCGACCAGCGCGTCGGCAAGGGCGCCGTGATCGAGCACGCCGTCAACGAGGGCCTCGACGGCTTCTTCCGTAAGGCACTCGAGGAGAACGAACTCCGTCCGCTCGGCCGCCCGCAGGCCGACATCGTCGAGTGGCCGAACGAGAAGGACTTCTCCGGCGACCTGCTCGTGAACATCGAGGTCGACGTCCGTCCCGAGATCACGCTTCCCGCCTACGAGGGCCTCAAGCTCACCGTCGACGCCCAGGAAGCCGGCGAAGCCGACGTCCAGGACGAGCTCGACCGCATCCGCGCACGCTTCGGCACGCTCGTGACCGTCGACCGCCCGGCCAAGACGGGCGACTTCGCCCAGCTCGACCTGGTCGCCAAGATCAACGACGCCGAGGTCGACCGCGCGAGCGGCGTCTCCTACGAGATCGGTTCGGGCGAGCTGCTCACCGGCATCGACGAGGCACTCGACTCCCTCACCGCCGGTGAGACCACCACCTT
This region includes:
- a CDS encoding Fpg/Nei family DNA glycosylase, yielding MPEGHSVHRIARQFAQNFVGHRVAVSSPQGRFAEGAAVLDGRTVTDAKAVGKQMFLEFDDGLWLRVHLGLYGAWDFAGEIRSDPTIAASNGRMGQTNQRGTVLDDDDAPIHDADGENSLHSIGAPRRARVRMSEQSSPLAEIDERFPPEPVGQVRVRLLTETTVADLRGPTACEVIDAAGVQAVFDRLGPDPLLDPSAEAGERFVSRAHRKGSPIGLLLMDQQIISGIGNVYRAELLFRARLDPHRTGKTVPVETLREIWLDWTRLLAIGVETGQMMTMDDLSAADYRLAMANRADRHWVYKREGLPCRVCGTNILLEEMGARKLYWCPNCQR
- a CDS encoding response regulator, with product MISPDRAGRGPLRIVIAEDSTLLREGLMRLFDEAGFITVAAYADAEALQRGLAADRPDLIVMDVRMPPTFRDEGVRAAIALRAEHPDLPVLLLSQYVETVYARELLADGGRGIGYLLKDRVASLEEVQDAIHRLVEGGTVLDPDVVRTLFAAQRDPLAGLTPRETEVLSAMAEGRTNTAIAERLRVGVGAVEKHISAIFQKLGLEDSGSDHRRVLAVLALLQRND
- a CDS encoding amidohydrolase; this encodes MTEHRPGPDGDLVTTIADVHLSGPRRGGSSDAERVDVLLEDGSIVAIRPADPEVLLRSDPGVLDGGGGFLLPGLWDHHVHFTQWARTARRVDLSSAESAAEAVELVAERIAQEVDGDGWVEGARFRDALWPDTPTFALLDAIAPDREVVLVSADLHCCWLNSAALRATGFADHPTGLLREEESFAVLKQLDQVADELSDRWVDAAADQAASRGVVGVVDLEMRWNAADWIRRVGNGTRALRISFGVYAEHLERAIDAGLVTGGVLAGTDGLVQVGPFKVITDGSLNTRTACCEAPYPGSAPGTDAHGMLNVPPERLTALLTLATANGLHCAVHAIGDRANTLALDAIETTGARGTIEHAQLLRASDLERFARTGTAASVQPEHAMDDRDIAEVHWAGRTDRAFVLRSLLDAGATLRLGSDAPVAPLDPWVSIAAAVTRSRDGREAWHGEQAITVEEALAASTRGDDDVVAVGRPADLVVVPFDPFSCAPEALRTMPVRATMLGGRLTAAPSVRPAGG
- the pepN gene encoding aminopeptidase N; amino-acid sequence: MPGENLTRVEAQERRALVDTSSYEVVLDLTTGPEVFRSTTTVRFTGEPGASTFIDAMTRTVHSVTLNGVELDPSTVSDGVRIQLDGLAAENVLVVHADAEYTNTGEGLHRFVDPVDGEVYLYSQFEVPDSRRVFAVFEQPDLKATFTFTITAPAAWQVVSNSPTPEPVPAHDGAATWSFAPTQRISSYITAIVAGPYDVVRSELTSSDGRTIPLGVFARKSLAEHLDADYIFEKTRQGFAYYEEKFAYPYPFEKYDQLFVPEFNAGAMENAGAVTFTETYVFRSKVTDAIKERRVVTILHELAHMWFGDLVTMKWWNDLWLNESFAEWASTIATAEATEWTEAWTTFNAMEKTWAYRQDQLPSTHPIVATINDLEDVQVNFDGITYAKGGSVLKQLAAWVGIEAFFAGVGNYFRKHEFGNTVLDDLLVELEATSGRDLREWSKLWLETAGVGTLSPEFTVDADGAFTAFAVRQTVPADYDTLRPHRLAIGLYRLQDGKLVRTERVELDVDGALTEVPDLVGETQPDLVLLNDDDLAYAKIRLDERSLATAIGHLASIEDPLARSLVWGAAWDATRDAESSASDYVELVLGNIATETESTTLRTTLGQLGLAARNYVAPERRLATISRVGDALWTLAQEAEAGSDAQFQFVKFFAALASTPEHGEHLRALRDGSAALPGLEIDTDLRWELLEGLVLLGLADGSDIDAALAEDNTANGAQAAARARATIPTVEGKRAAFDSVVEHDDQPNAIVRNVGLGFGHVIDPAVLQPLVEPYFAALTSVWESRSYKIAEYIVEGLYPAALASTELRDRTRAWLEANADIPALRRMLVEALAGVERALAAQARDAA
- a CDS encoding gamma carbonic anhydrase family protein, giving the protein MTLHGTVRKLSDGRSPRIDPSAYTAPGSVLVGAVTLAEDSSVWYNAVLRADSDSITLGTGSNIQDGVAVHTDSGHPTVIGRNVSVGHNAVVHGCTVEDDCLIGMGSVVLSGAVIGAGSLVAGGAVVLEGMIVPPGSLVAGVPAKVRRELTADEREAIRQNAAHYVALRAVHAAVVDED
- a CDS encoding ribose-5-phosphate isomerase — protein: MRIHIATDHAGLELSQFLQDHLRAAGHDVVDHGPAEYDALDDYPAFCINAAKAVVRDQQAGVDALGVVFGGSGNGEQIAANKVVGVRAALVWNLSTAQLARQHNDANVISIGARQHSTDEAVSFIDAFIAEPFSLEERHARRIAQLAEFEATGTIAGKHVDA
- a CDS encoding Dps family protein, giving the protein MTDITTSIPQAVANPDVAAGTAQFLSPVVVDLTAIVVNGKQAHWHVRGANFIGVHELLDDIVEHAQEWADLAAERIVALGLPVDARLSTVAAKTSTPELSEGFQQSDRTIAEVIALIDAASASVNTAVDELDELDQTSQDIAIEIARGLDKDRWFLFAHLSR
- a CDS encoding DsbA family protein, translated to MTTSAADNTRVDFWFDPSCPWAWMTSRWVDEVTEARNLDVHWHIMSLAVLNEDQDVSDDYRAFFPRALRYTRLVAAAAAEHGHAVVKPLYDALGTRIHPGGRAEDVDAVIAEALAETGLPAALAEASTTDAYDGPMRESHFDGIGRVGQDVGTPVIAIDDVAFFGPVISPAPKGEQALALWDGVVAAAAYPGFFELKRSRTADPIFD
- a CDS encoding sensor histidine kinase, which codes for MTTAIGRQLDASAKPDPSTRGAWRYGRLWRDVPGSLLFLLPNLPIVIAGCVVAVVILSLGFGLAILGVGLLIIVGGLWVSRAFVELEVARLRTTGLPPIRGGAWRSSIGTETTLGAVLAPLAGPRWWLAALHTVIVNPIVGGITWGLTITWTVGAVAGTTYWIWADRLSAGSSSGFAELLAPTLDPSDALLADKLWNLSLGVVFLVTLPLVLRVLVLLHHAIASGLFGARPQEELRAELLAERRARGAAVSAEAGAVRRLERDIHDGPQQRLVRLQMDLAAAERRLDTDPASARSLLGEARAQAAETLDELRALSKGLMPPLLQDRGLVAALDDLAARCPVPTRTELAVVSSVTLPRETERGIYFIVAELLTNVSKHADARRAGVEAHVTVDQQLGSRLSLRVTDDGRGGVHLEPGHGLEGLTERAQGLGGRLVIEPAPVWDGVARGSAVSISLPVG